The proteins below come from a single Bactrocera tryoni isolate S06 unplaced genomic scaffold, CSIRO_BtryS06_freeze2 scaffold_25, whole genome shotgun sequence genomic window:
- the LOC120780395 gene encoding guanine nucleotide-binding protein-like 3 homolog: protein MALKRLKTKKSKRLSGRLKHKIEKKVREHNRKIRRETKRNPKTGSKKQKLIQIPNICPFKEDILKEVEESKKRVEEDKMRRRETFKHQKKENKFKSLEDLVLDATTRSEVHTSTQVDNVVAEKEYSLAITKEQSLKQYFKEFKKVIQNADVVLEVVDARDPLGTRCNEVERAVRSLSGNKRLVLILNKADLVPRENLNNWIGYFRRFGPVTAFKASTQDQISKLGRRKLKQTKTDKAMQGSVCVGAELLMSMLANYCRNKGIKTSIRVGVVGIPNVGKSSIINSLTRGKTCSVGCTPGVTKVMQEVELDSKIKLIDCPGIVFTNPAKESSEVVVLKNVQRVGDIKDPFTVAESVLKRASKQYFCKLYDISEYDSFEEFFAKKASRMGKFLRKGVPDVVAAARSVLNDWNSGKIKYCTQPPETEQRDDVHVSSAIVHSDALEFDVDNFDAMEIEILNKCIVKNEEVLEVISSGPVEMKMSFDDIDTKKSTDPIVNESQIPNKKRKLMDANDISTVDIVMNLEGNQSLNKNMKDQIKKRKKQNVRNEKKISRLTDVLDGFSLETSTDNKYDFNKDYLIE from the exons ATGGCtttgaaaagattaaaaa CTAAAAAGTCTAAACGACTTTCTGGACGcctaaaacataaaattgaaaagaaagtgCGAGAACACAATAGAAAAATTCGGCGGGAGACAAAAAGAAATCCTAAAACCGggagcaaaaagcaaaaacttatTCAAATACCTAACATTTGCCCATTtaaagaagatattttaaaagaaGTAGAAGAATCGAAAAAGCGTGTTGAAGAGGATAAAATGCGACGTCgtgaaacatttaaacatcaaaagaaggaaaataaattcaaaagccTTGAAGACTTAGTTCTGGATGCGACTACTAGGAGTGAAGTTCATACATCTACTCAAGTGGACAATGTCGTTGCCGAg aaGGAGTATAGTCTAGCTATAACCAAGGAACAGTCCCTTAAGCAATACTTCAAGGAATTCAAAAAAGTAATTCAAAATGCTGACGTCGTTTTAGAAGTGGTAGATGCACGCGATCCTCTGGGAACTCGATGCAATGAGGTCGAACGAGCTGTACGCTCTTTATCGGGTAATAAGCGTCTAGTGTTAATATTAAACAAAGCTGATTTGGTGCCACGTGAAAATCTCAATAATTGGATTGGATATTTTCGGCGATTCGGTCCGGTTACTGCTTTTAAGGCCTCAACACAAGATCAAATATCTAAATTGGGTCGACGGAAATTAAAGCAAACTAAAACAGATAAGGCTATGCAAGGATCTGTGTGTGTGGGAGCTGAATTACTAATGTCGATGCTTGCAAATTATTGTCGCAATAAAGGCATTAAAACCTCAATACGCGTGGGTGTTGTAGGAATACCAAACGTTGGAAAAAGTTCTATAATAAATTCCTTGACTCGCGGCAAAACGTGCTCTGTTGGTTGCACTCCGGGTGTTACAAA AGTCATGCAGGAAGTTGAACttgattcaaaaataaaactaattgatTGCCCAGGTATTGTTTTTACAAATCCAGCAAAAGAGAGTTCTGAGGTAGTCGTTTTAAAGAATGTTCAACGTGTTGGTGACATTAAAGATCCTTTTACAGTTGCCGAGAGTGTGTTAAAGCGCGCCAGTAAACAGTACTTTTGTAAGCTTTATGATATTTCAGAGTATGAtagttttgaagaattttttgctaaaaaggCTTCACGAATGG gtaaatttttaagaaaaggtGTGCCAGACGTTGTTGCAGCTGCACGTAGTGTGCTTAATGATTGGAATAgtggtaaaattaaatattgtactCAACCTCCTGAAACAGAGCAAAGAGATGATGTCCATGTTAGTTCTGCCATAGTTCACTCTGATGCTCTCGAATTTGATGTTGATAATTTCGATGCGATGGAGATAGAAATTCTCAACAAATGTATTGTTAAAAATGAGGAAGTATTGGAAGTCATTTCAAGTGGACCTGTGGAAATGAAAATGTCCTTTGATGATATTGATACGAAAAAGTCTACAGATCCCATAGTGAATGAAAGCCAAATTcctaataaaaaaagaaaactaatgGATGCAAACGATATATCGACAGTGGATATCGTAATGAATTTAGAAG GTAATCAGTCATTGAATAAGAATATGAAGGATCAaatcaaaaagagaaaaaaacagAATGTACGTAACGAAAAGAAAATTTCTAGACTAACCGATGTTCTGGATGGATTTAGCTTGGAGACGAGTACTGATAACAAATATGATTTCAACAAGGACTACTTAATTGAATAA